A single region of the Nitrospirota bacterium genome encodes:
- a CDS encoding DUF2892 domain-containing protein, producing MMERILRGIAGIMVLVSLALAQVHSPKWLILTAFMGLNLLQSAFTNWCPMMPILRALGTDKKESEK from the coding sequence ATGATGGAAAGAATACTCAGAGGAATAGCAGGGATTATGGTATTGGTAAGCCTTGCATTGGCACAGGTGCATTCACCTAAATGGCTCATACTGACCGCTTTTATGGGACTGAATCTATTACAGTCGGCCTTTACGAATTGGTGCCCGATGATGCCGATTCTCAGGGCGCTGGGGACAGATAAAAAGGAAAGTGAGAAGTAA
- a CDS encoding FAD-dependent oxidoreductase, protein MPKIVILGGSFGGLTAAFELKRLLGKTADITLLSDTDKFVFIPSLPWLAMGWRKAENITLPLKPILERKGITFINEEVKGVDAESSRIVRASKEIPYDYLVIATGPSLAFEEVPGFGPDKGYTECVFTLGQAEKANRAWNKFLEEPGAIVTGSVQGVSCFGPPYEYAFEIDYELRRMKIRHKAPIIFVTSEPYIGHFGIGGLRNSKRIMEDEFAKRDIKVITNTAVEEFVPAGVRLKDGSKIPHKFAMFAPAMKGVPAVAHLGNPRGFIPVDGRCRHTKYKNIFAVGVAVAIAPPEQTPVPTGVPKTGFMTVKMAKTAAYSIAAEISGSPAPASYEMDVLCLMDMGNTAALMRAKPLLPPRQESELKNGITYKWMKAAFEKYFLFKIKHGLSNLP, encoded by the coding sequence ATGCCAAAGATTGTAATCTTAGGCGGTTCATTCGGCGGGCTTACAGCAGCTTTTGAACTGAAACGGCTTCTTGGTAAAACGGCAGACATAACACTTCTGAGCGATACGGATAAGTTTGTATTTATCCCATCTCTTCCGTGGCTTGCGATGGGATGGAGAAAGGCAGAAAACATAACTTTACCGCTTAAGCCGATACTTGAAAGGAAAGGCATAACATTTATCAATGAAGAAGTTAAAGGTGTGGATGCGGAGTCTTCAAGGATTGTTAGAGCGTCAAAAGAAATTCCTTATGATTATCTTGTTATTGCAACAGGCCCCTCTCTTGCCTTTGAAGAGGTGCCGGGATTTGGACCGGACAAAGGATATACAGAATGTGTCTTTACTCTTGGACAAGCTGAAAAGGCTAACAGGGCATGGAATAAATTTCTTGAAGAACCGGGCGCGATTGTTACAGGTTCTGTTCAGGGAGTAAGTTGTTTTGGCCCTCCCTATGAATATGCATTTGAGATAGATTATGAACTCCGCAGGATGAAAATAAGGCATAAGGCTCCGATTATTTTTGTAACTTCAGAGCCTTACATCGGGCATTTCGGCATAGGGGGGCTCAGAAACTCAAAGAGAATTATGGAAGATGAATTCGCAAAGCGGGATATAAAGGTTATAACAAATACCGCTGTGGAGGAATTTGTGCCTGCTGGGGTGAGACTTAAGGACGGCTCAAAGATACCGCATAAATTTGCAATGTTTGCGCCTGCAATGAAAGGAGTTCCCGCTGTAGCGCATCTTGGGAATCCAAGAGGGTTTATACCTGTTGACGGCAGATGCAGGCATACGAAATACAAAAACATTTTTGCTGTTGGCGTTGCAGTTGCAATAGCGCCGCCTGAGCAGACGCCTGTTCCAACAGGCGTTCCAAAGACAGGCTTTATGACAGTTAAGATGGCAAAGACCGCCGCTTATAGCATAGCCGCAGAGATTTCAGGAAGCCCTGCGCCGGCATCTTATGAGATGGATGTCCTGTGTCTTATGGATATGGGGAATACTGCGGCATTGATGAGGGCAAAGCCCTTGCTGCCGCCGAGGCAGGAGTCTGAACTTAAGAACGGCATTACATATAAATGGATGAAGGCGGCATTTGAAAAATACTTTTTGTTTAAGATAAAACATGGGTTGAGTAACTTGCCGTAA
- a CDS encoding outer membrane lipoprotein-sorting protein produces the protein MIRYLIFLLAALLPFEAFAISAEDVMKKSQAAFLYQGKDFKARVMMKLISKSGQERIREMTMLRKNYGETGGDQKFFMYFFQPADVKDMTFMVYKYPAKDDDRWLFVPAINMVRRIAAQDKTSSFVGSDFTYEDVSGRDIQDDTHALVKEEKLAGKDCYVIKSTPKAGDVDYSYKLSWVDKGSFLPLKEEYYDKKGELSRAFSADEVKDIKGFPTITKRTMKNLQSGHRTEVTYTKTDYNAGIEDSLFSERYLKQPPKKWIE, from the coding sequence ATGATTCGGTATTTAATTTTCTTACTTGCAGCGCTTTTGCCTTTTGAAGCCTTTGCAATAAGCGCGGAGGACGTCATGAAAAAATCACAGGCGGCCTTTTTGTATCAGGGCAAAGATTTCAAAGCACGGGTAATGATGAAGCTTATAAGCAAAAGCGGACAGGAGCGGATAAGGGAAATGACTATGCTGAGGAAAAATTATGGTGAAACAGGCGGCGACCAGAAATTCTTCATGTATTTCTTTCAGCCCGCTGATGTTAAGGACATGACGTTCATGGTTTACAAATATCCTGCTAAAGACGACGACAGGTGGCTTTTTGTGCCTGCTATAAACATGGTTAGAAGGATTGCGGCGCAGGATAAGACCTCGAGCTTTGTCGGCTCTGATTTCACATATGAAGACGTCTCCGGAAGGGATATTCAGGATGATACGCACGCACTTGTCAAAGAAGAAAAACTTGCGGGGAAAGACTGTTATGTCATAAAAAGCACTCCGAAGGCAGGAGACGTGGATTACAGCTATAAACTTTCATGGGTTGATAAAGGCAGCTTCCTGCCATTAAAGGAAGAATATTATGACAAAAAAGGAGAGCTTAGCAGGGCATTCTCTGCTGACGAGGTTAAGGATATAAAAGGCTTCCCAACAATTACAAAAAGGACGATGAAAAATCTCCAGAGCGGACACAGGACAGAGGTTACCTATACAAAAACTGATTACAATGCCGGTATTGAGGACAGCCTGTTTTCAGAGAGATATCTCAAACAGCCTCCGAAGAAATGGATTGAATGA
- a CDS encoding DsrE family protein codes for MSKIAMILRKAPYSDINAAEAVRHAMGGAADELSVSLVLVDGGVLLARKGQDDTGTGYTNLEGALKDCIDMGVEVYADKVSLREQHVDAGDMVDGVKIVNGAEIAEAVKEARTTMIF; via the coding sequence ATGAGCAAGATTGCAATGATACTCAGGAAAGCGCCTTACAGCGATATAAATGCAGCAGAAGCTGTCAGGCATGCAATGGGAGGCGCAGCAGATGAACTCTCTGTAAGTCTTGTTTTAGTTGACGGCGGGGTCCTGCTTGCCAGAAAAGGGCAGGATGATACAGGAACAGGCTATACAAATCTTGAAGGCGCATTAAAGGATTGTATTGATATGGGAGTGGAGGTATACGCTGATAAGGTTTCGCTAAGGGAACAGCATGTGGATGCAGGAGATATGGTTGACGGCGTTAAGATTGTTAATGGCGCAGAGATAGCAGAAGCAGTCAAAGAAGCAAGAACAACGATGATATTCTGA
- the guaA gene encoding glutamine-hydrolyzing GMP synthase produces the protein MLEDKILILDFGSQYTQLIARRVRENSVYSEIFPYNAPFEKILDFKPKGIILSGGPSSVYSKGSPIPDIKVFDLGIPILGICYGMQLMAHLLGGRVAKAAKREYGRAELTIDDDSGLFKGINSKFKIQNSKFKTVVWMSHGDRIEKYPEGFIPIAHTENSPVAAMADKKKNFYALQFHPEVVHTEKGREILKNFVFNICGCKPTWTMQSFIETEKERIREFVGNKKVVCGISGGVDSSVTAVLVHEAIGDALTCIFVDNGVLRQDEAKKVEHMLKKSFHMKIKYVDASERFLKKLKGVKDPERKRKIIGNEFIRVFEDEAMKIKNVTFLAQGTLYPDVIESTSFKGPSATIKSHHNVGGLLKKMKLKLIEPLRELFKDEVRVLGHELGMPDETINRHPFPGPGLAIRCISDVTKERLAILRKADVIVLDEIKKAGLYGKIWQVFAVLLPVKSVGVMGDERTYDNVIAVRAVTSVDGMTADWAQIPYEVLGRISNRIINEVKGVNRVVYDISSKPPSTIEWE, from the coding sequence ATGCTTGAAGATAAAATCCTAATATTAGATTTTGGCTCACAGTATACCCAGCTTATTGCAAGACGGGTGAGAGAGAACAGCGTCTATTCTGAGATATTTCCGTATAACGCACCCTTTGAAAAAATATTGGATTTTAAGCCGAAGGGCATTATCCTTTCAGGCGGGCCTTCAAGCGTCTACAGTAAGGGTTCCCCCATCCCTGATATAAAGGTATTTGACCTTGGCATTCCAATCCTCGGCATATGTTACGGCATGCAGCTTATGGCTCATCTGCTTGGAGGCAGGGTTGCAAAAGCTGCAAAAAGGGAATATGGCAGGGCCGAGCTTACCATAGATGACGATTCTGGTTTATTTAAAGGTATCAACTCAAAATTCAAAATTCAAAATTCAAAATTCAAAACTGTCGTCTGGATGAGCCACGGAGACAGGATAGAGAAATATCCCGAAGGTTTTATCCCAATAGCGCATACAGAAAATTCTCCGGTGGCGGCAATGGCTGATAAAAAGAAAAACTTCTATGCGCTCCAGTTTCATCCCGAAGTGGTCCATACGGAAAAAGGCAGGGAGATATTAAAGAATTTCGTCTTCAATATATGCGGATGCAAGCCGACATGGACTATGCAGTCATTCATAGAAACAGAGAAGGAAAGGATACGAGAATTCGTTGGCAACAAAAAAGTTGTATGCGGAATAAGCGGAGGCGTTGATTCGTCTGTAACTGCAGTTCTTGTTCATGAGGCAATAGGCGATGCGCTCACCTGCATATTTGTTGACAACGGAGTTTTAAGGCAGGATGAGGCAAAAAAAGTTGAGCACATGCTGAAGAAGAGTTTCCATATGAAGATAAAATACGTTGACGCCTCTGAAAGATTCCTGAAAAAACTCAAAGGCGTAAAAGACCCGGAAAGAAAGAGGAAGATTATCGGCAATGAATTCATAAGGGTATTTGAAGACGAGGCAATGAAGATAAAAAATGTAACCTTCCTCGCGCAGGGGACCTTATATCCTGACGTGATTGAGAGCACATCATTCAAGGGCCCCTCAGCAACAATAAAAAGCCATCACAATGTAGGCGGGCTACTCAAAAAGATGAAGCTTAAACTGATTGAGCCTCTGAGGGAATTGTTTAAAGACGAGGTCAGAGTCCTGGGGCATGAATTAGGGATGCCGGATGAGACTATAAACCGCCATCCGTTCCCCGGTCCCGGCCTTGCAATAAGATGCATCAGCGATGTTACAAAAGAGCGGCTTGCTATTTTAAGAAAGGCTGATGTGATAGTTCTGGACGAGATAAAAAAGGCGGGGCTTTACGGAAAAATCTGGCAGGTATTTGCAGTTCTCCTTCCTGTAAAAAGCGTAGGCGTAATGGGAGATGAAAGGACGTATGACAATGTAATAGCTGTCCGGGCTGTTACGAGCGTTGACGGAATGACCGCTGACTGGGCGCAGATTCCCTATGAAGTTCTGGGACGGATATCAAACAGGATAATTAATGAAGTCAAAGGCGTAAACCGCGTTGTCTATGACATAAGCTCAAAACCTCCCAGCACGATTGAATGGGAATAA
- a CDS encoding MMPL family transporter — MRKFSLVEFSVNHPKLVVILSIVITLAFMTQFPKMKTDTNPKHMLPDTSDVRVWNDEVDKTFALYEDMIVLGIVNEKSVLNKETLGKVQRITDETLKIKGVAARDVNSFPTITNVTAEKGALRVAPLMTEVPKTDKEIGYLRKMLFENPLFINRIISKDEKTTAIYVPLEKGANGKEVADKIRDIVKKEKGDEKYYVAGDPVARDTFGSEMFKLMAVFAPIAGMIMLAVRYLMFRDLFLSVALMMDAMMSIVWSMGLLIALGFPIHIMSSMAPVFLMAIATDSIHIFNEFYFRYREKKDKKAAILETMKAVGRPVRYTALATAAGFAVLLFMNIVPVKVFGGLVAFGTVMLRVLSFSFIPAMFMFVKEKNIERASMDEDIETSGTSRFLKGLARLGAHKPKTVVLAGVALFVIAVFGISKTVVNNNMVDWFKEKSDIRVADSVMNEALGGTSLGYIVATSQEENFIKTPEAMRYIDGLQRHIEKLSVVGKTTSVVDYVKRINRVLHDDDPQYDSVPDSKDAIGQYLFLFSMSAKPADLDNVVDYQAAKANIWLQLKTWDAQAMRDVIAAVNEYKKANPMPMDLKPAGTAYFNLVWNEEVLWDMVKGFTIALIVVFVVLRFNFHSFRWAFVGYIPLVFTITLIYGVVGFMGKDFDMPISVLSTLSLGMAVDFAIHFISRFKQRLTESSEPGVRSSEKSQKLPTPNSSLITDALLWTAARPGKGIMRNAVLFASAFSVMLFAPLTPYITVGAFIVSMMLLSAVMTIIYIPALITLLQGWLFKGGGVR; from the coding sequence ATGCGAAAGTTTTCCCTTGTTGAGTTTTCCGTCAATCATCCCAAACTTGTCGTAATCCTTTCAATAGTTATTACGCTTGCATTCATGACCCAGTTTCCAAAGATGAAAACAGACACTAATCCCAAACACATGCTCCCCGACACATCTGATGTAAGGGTATGGAATGATGAAGTTGACAAGACATTTGCACTCTATGAGGACATGATAGTTTTAGGAATAGTGAACGAAAAAAGTGTTCTGAACAAAGAAACCCTTGGAAAGGTACAGAGAATAACAGATGAAACACTGAAGATCAAGGGCGTTGCGGCAAGGGATGTAAACAGCTTCCCGACCATTACAAATGTTACAGCGGAAAAAGGAGCGTTAAGGGTAGCTCCTCTTATGACCGAGGTTCCTAAAACCGATAAAGAGATTGGTTATTTAAGGAAAATGCTCTTTGAAAATCCGCTTTTTATCAACCGCATTATCTCAAAAGATGAAAAAACTACTGCTATATATGTCCCGCTTGAAAAGGGCGCAAATGGCAAAGAAGTAGCGGATAAAATCAGGGATATAGTCAAGAAGGAAAAGGGCGATGAGAAGTATTATGTGGCAGGCGACCCTGTAGCAAGGGATACCTTTGGGTCGGAGATGTTCAAGCTCATGGCAGTCTTTGCCCCGATTGCAGGGATGATCATGCTTGCTGTCAGGTATCTTATGTTCAGAGACCTTTTCCTTTCCGTTGCGTTGATGATGGATGCAATGATGAGTATCGTCTGGAGCATGGGCCTGCTGATAGCGCTCGGATTCCCTATCCACATCATGAGTTCGATGGCCCCTGTATTTTTGATGGCCATAGCTACGGACAGCATACACATCTTTAATGAGTTTTATTTCCGCTATAGGGAAAAGAAAGACAAAAAGGCTGCGATCCTTGAGACAATGAAGGCAGTCGGCCGTCCTGTGCGCTACACTGCGCTGGCGACCGCCGCAGGCTTTGCCGTGCTTTTATTTATGAACATTGTGCCGGTCAAGGTGTTCGGCGGACTTGTTGCGTTCGGCACTGTGATGTTAAGGGTTTTAAGTTTCAGCTTCATCCCCGCCATGTTTATGTTCGTAAAAGAAAAAAATATCGAGAGGGCGTCAATGGATGAGGATATCGAAACAAGCGGAACATCCCGATTCCTTAAAGGGCTGGCCCGTCTCGGCGCTCATAAGCCCAAAACTGTTGTCCTTGCCGGCGTTGCGCTTTTTGTAATAGCCGTCTTCGGCATAAGCAAGACCGTGGTGAATAACAATATGGTGGATTGGTTCAAGGAGAAGAGCGACATCCGGGTCGCCGACAGCGTGATGAACGAAGCCCTCGGCGGCACATCACTCGGCTATATTGTGGCGACCTCTCAGGAAGAAAATTTTATAAAAACACCGGAAGCTATGCGATATATAGACGGGCTCCAGAGGCATATCGAAAAACTTTCTGTTGTAGGGAAAACCACATCCGTTGTTGATTATGTCAAGAGGATCAACCGTGTCCTCCATGACGATGATCCCCAATATGACTCGGTTCCGGATTCAAAGGACGCAATCGGGCAGTATCTGTTTCTGTTCAGCATGTCCGCAAAGCCTGCCGATCTGGACAATGTGGTCGACTATCAGGCTGCGAAGGCAAATATATGGTTACAGCTCAAGACCTGGGACGCTCAGGCAATGCGTGATGTCATTGCCGCAGTCAATGAATATAAAAAGGCAAACCCAATGCCAATGGATCTGAAACCGGCAGGCACGGCATACTTTAATCTTGTATGGAACGAGGAAGTCCTGTGGGATATGGTCAAAGGTTTCACCATCGCACTCATCGTGGTGTTTGTAGTCCTGCGCTTTAATTTCCATTCGTTCAGATGGGCCTTTGTGGGGTATATCCCTCTTGTGTTCACCATTACTCTCATCTACGGCGTCGTCGGATTCATGGGCAAGGATTTTGACATGCCGATATCTGTTCTTTCCACTTTATCTTTAGGCATGGCAGTTGACTTTGCGATTCATTTTATAAGCAGGTTCAAGCAACGATTAACTGAAAGTTCGGAGCCTGGAGTTCGGAGTTCGGAGAAAAGTCAAAAACTCCCAACGCCTAACTCATCACTCATAACTGATGCTTTACTCTGGACTGCTGCAAGACCGGGCAAGGGCATCATGCGCAATGCAGTGCTTTTTGCCTCAGCATTCTCTGTCATGCTCTTTGCGCCGCTAACACCTTATATTACAGTGGGCGCCTTCATTGTAAGCATGATGCTGCTGAGTGCGGTAATGACAATAATATATATACCGGCCCTGATTACCTTATTGCAGGGATGGTTGTTTAAAGGAGGAGGTGTAAGATGA
- a CDS encoding sigma 54-interacting transcriptional regulator — MTKTDIILDSINDGLFTTDLDLKIAFFNNAAQELLGYKVDEVMGKHCGTILRCEACKMGCALKYTFNTGEPLSNYEAIIRNKEGKPIPISFSTALLKDEEGNVTGGVEIFRDLSLVKNLIEQLSERYAFGNIIGKNYKMQRIYDLIQQVAHTDTVVLITGESGTGKELIARAIHYNSSRKDKPFIKVDCASLVESLLESELFGHVKGAFTGAISDKAGRFELADGGTIFLDEIGNIGLTSQAKLLRVLQNGEFERVGESKTNKVDVRVIAATNIDIKKAVREKKFREDLYYRLKVVSIHLPPLRERKEDIPLIVRHFVDRFNKSMGKEVINIFPGAMEMLMRYNYPGNIRELENIIEHAFIRCNGNTIFPHHLPEDFLHDEKGFIEGILKSKRPFEDLERRLILKVLDETNWAYQEAASRLGISRATLWRKIKKLGIKKENVADM, encoded by the coding sequence ATGACTAAAACAGATATAATCCTTGATTCCATAAATGATGGTCTTTTCACCACTGATCTGGATTTAAAGATTGCTTTCTTTAACAATGCTGCTCAGGAGCTTTTAGGATACAAAGTAGATGAGGTTATGGGAAAGCATTGCGGGACTATCCTGAGGTGTGAGGCATGCAAAATGGGCTGTGCCTTAAAATACACCTTTAACACAGGTGAACCTCTTTCAAACTACGAAGCCATTATCAGAAATAAAGAAGGTAAGCCCATTCCCATAAGTTTCAGCACTGCTTTATTGAAGGATGAAGAAGGTAATGTTACTGGAGGGGTTGAGATATTCAGGGACTTATCTCTTGTAAAAAACCTGATAGAGCAGTTAAGTGAAAGATATGCCTTTGGAAATATTATCGGGAAAAATTACAAGATGCAAAGGATATACGACCTGATACAGCAGGTTGCTCATACAGATACAGTCGTTTTGATTACAGGTGAAAGCGGGACAGGAAAAGAACTGATTGCAAGGGCAATACATTACAACAGTAGCAGAAAAGATAAGCCCTTTATCAAGGTTGATTGTGCCTCTCTGGTAGAGAGTTTGCTTGAAAGTGAGCTATTCGGACATGTCAAGGGGGCCTTTACAGGGGCCATATCAGATAAGGCAGGACGATTTGAGTTGGCAGATGGTGGAACGATATTTTTAGATGAGATAGGGAATATTGGTCTTACATCACAGGCTAAGCTTTTGCGGGTTCTTCAGAATGGCGAGTTTGAACGGGTTGGAGAATCAAAGACAAATAAGGTAGATGTCAGGGTGATTGCAGCAACAAACATTGACATAAAAAAGGCAGTGAGAGAGAAGAAATTTCGTGAAGACCTCTATTATCGGCTAAAGGTCGTCTCAATACATCTGCCTCCTCTCAGGGAAAGGAAGGAAGATATCCCTCTTATAGTCAGGCACTTTGTAGACAGATTTAACAAATCAATGGGGAAAGAGGTTATCAATATATTTCCAGGCGCCATGGAGATGCTTATGAGATATAATTATCCTGGGAATATACGGGAACTTGAAAATATTATTGAACATGCCTTTATCCGCTGTAATGGTAACACTATCTTTCCTCACCACCTCCCCGAAGATTTTTTACACGATGAGAAGGGTTTTATTGAAGGTATTTTAAAGAGCAAAAGACCATTTGAGGACTTGGAGAGAAGATTAATCCTCAAAGTCCTTGATGAGACCAACTGGGCATATCAGGAAGCAGCATCCAGATTGGGAATCAGCAGGGCGACATTATGGAGAAAGATAAAAAAACTTGGCATCAAAAAAGAGAATGTTGCAGATATGTAA
- the selD gene encoding selenide, water dikinase SelD, with translation MDIKLTELSTCAGUAAKFSPLDLSHVLGQLPDITDPNVLVDHANADDAGVYRITDDIAVVLTADFFTPIVDDPYWFGAIAAANSLSDVYAMGGKPLVSLNIAMFPNNPEFFPLLKKIMQGGVDKMKEAGVSIIGGHTIRDKEPKYGFAVMGVIHPAKILDNSKAQVGDALILTKKIGAGIIATGVKAGKCSDSVIEEFTTSMAALNKRASEIMLEIGVSTATDITGFGLIGHLHEVLTASKCRAQIYSGRVPYFEDAIKLADAGIVPGGTRTNVRDYESYVTCVKGVPEVEKILMNDAQTSGGLLIFVPGDRKDKLVTALQKEGILAAHIGDVSEKGENDNRQISVNK, from the coding sequence ATGGATATCAAGCTGACAGAGCTTTCAACCTGCGCAGGTTGAGCGGCAAAGTTCAGTCCATTGGACCTGTCCCACGTGCTGGGACAGCTGCCTGACATAACAGACCCGAATGTTCTGGTTGACCATGCCAATGCGGATGACGCAGGCGTATACCGTATTACAGATGACATTGCGGTTGTTCTTACAGCCGATTTTTTTACGCCGATAGTTGACGACCCATACTGGTTTGGCGCTATTGCTGCTGCGAATTCGCTCTCAGATGTATATGCAATGGGCGGAAAGCCTTTAGTGTCATTGAACATAGCAATGTTCCCTAATAATCCTGAGTTCTTTCCATTGCTTAAGAAAATCATGCAGGGCGGTGTAGATAAGATGAAGGAGGCCGGAGTGTCAATTATAGGAGGCCACACCATCAGGGATAAGGAACCCAAATATGGATTTGCTGTTATGGGAGTGATACATCCTGCGAAGATTCTTGACAACTCAAAAGCCCAAGTGGGAGACGCATTAATACTGACAAAAAAAATAGGCGCCGGGATTATTGCCACAGGGGTGAAGGCTGGCAAATGCAGTGATTCTGTTATTGAGGAATTCACAACATCAATGGCGGCATTAAATAAAAGGGCCAGTGAGATCATGCTTGAAATCGGGGTAAGCACTGCAACAGACATAACAGGCTTCGGCCTTATAGGACATCTCCATGAAGTGCTTACTGCAAGCAAATGCAGGGCGCAGATTTATTCGGGCCGTGTGCCGTATTTCGAAGACGCAATAAAACTTGCTGACGCCGGCATTGTACCCGGAGGGACAAGGACTAATGTCAGAGATTACGAATCATATGTCACGTGTGTCAAAGGGGTCCCGGAAGTAGAAAAGATTTTAATGAATGACGCCCAGACATCAGGCGGGCTGCTTATTTTTGTGCCCGGAGACAGAAAAGATAAACTTGTAACAGCCTTGCAAAAAGAGGGGATATTGGCAGCCCATATCGGCGATGTCAGCGAAAAAGGCGAAAATGACAACAGACAGATTTCAGTAAATAAATAA
- a CDS encoding DsrE family protein has product MGKTFTLLLSTSPYSYENTVTAIGIAESALGKGHTVNLIASGDGVYCFLRKQKAKGIANAEEEFSRLMQKGLKVYL; this is encoded by the coding sequence ATGGGAAAAACATTTACATTGCTTCTGTCAACATCTCCGTATTCATATGAAAATACGGTGACTGCAATCGGAATTGCAGAGTCTGCTCTGGGCAAAGGGCATACAGTTAATCTTATCGCATCAGGGGACGGGGTTTACTGTTTTCTACGAAAGCAAAAGGCAAAAGGGATAGCGAATGCAGAGGAGGAATTTTCAAGGCTGATGCAAAAGGGGCTGAAGGTCTATCTCTGA
- a CDS encoding winged helix-turn-helix transcriptional regulator: MRSLDKRAELLRAIGHPARIKILEELMKGVKCVSDIEGFLGISQPNVSQHLSLLRRHGAIDHYMDGRLKCYFLRDPIIPDIIKILKKDYIKELPAPACCPVTKKGKYPRPRRR; encoded by the coding sequence ATGCGTTCACTGGATAAAAGAGCTGAGCTTCTCAGGGCAATAGGCCATCCGGCAAGGATCAAAATACTTGAAGAGCTGATGAAGGGCGTAAAATGTGTCAGTGATATTGAAGGGTTCCTTGGCATAAGCCAGCCGAATGTGTCACAGCACCTTTCGCTCCTCAGACGACATGGAGCGATTGACCATTATATGGACGGCAGGCTCAAATGTTATTTCCTCAGGGATCCGATAATACCTGACATCATAAAGATTCTGAAAAAGGATTACATAAAGGAGTTGCCTGCTCCTGCATGTTGTCCTGTCACTAAAAAAGGAAAATATCCTCGTCCACGAAGGCGTTAA
- a CDS encoding DsrE/DsrF/DrsH-like family protein — MMTKVTKNVSVMCFHDELCQVFNALMTALSLLREGSKVTIFFGSRGINAVHKDKAKELKCMPDMPKEAGDAVMKKMDEMNLPSVEDLFIMLISEGATVLACPLNISLFEMTPSDLVDGVKVADPAKYYKEVVVQADMNLTF, encoded by the coding sequence ATGATGACAAAGGTAACTAAAAATGTCTCGGTAATGTGTTTTCATGATGAACTCTGCCAGGTCTTTAATGCCCTTATGACAGCATTGAGCCTGTTAAGGGAAGGCTCTAAGGTCACGATATTTTTCGGCTCAAGGGGTATAAATGCAGTTCATAAAGATAAGGCTAAAGAGCTCAAATGTATGCCTGATATGCCCAAAGAGGCCGGCGATGCGGTGATGAAAAAGATGGATGAGATGAATCTGCCGTCTGTTGAAGACCTTTTTATAATGCTTATATCTGAGGGAGCAACTGTGCTTGCATGTCCATTGAATATTTCACTCTTTGAGATGACGCCCAGCGACTTGGTGGATGGCGTAAAAGTCGCAGACCCTGCAAAATATTACAAAGAGGTTGTAGTTCAGGCCGACATGAATCTGACTTTTTGA